Within the Candidatus Dormiibacterota bacterium genome, the region TTGGATTCGGCCGCGCGGGCGGCGGTCTTTGCCGGTTGTGCCATCGATCGGGTGCGCTATGCCGACGAGGCCGAGTAACCGGCCTCCCCTGCAACGGCTCCGCCCTCTTCTACATCCGGCTCGCGCTCCTTGGGGTCCAGGAATGCGAGGAGTTTTTCTTCGAGCAAGCGCGGATTGTCGCCGGCTTGGATCGCGAGAATTCCCTCGATCATGATCTCGCGGACCAGCAACAACTCGCCGTTGCGCTCTTTGATCTTGGTCGCGAGCGGCAACCATAGCAGATTGGCAAACATGATGCCGAAGAACGTCGCGACGAACGCTTGCGCGGTTGCCACGCCGATGGTTCCGGCCACGTTGCTGCTGTTGCCCATCTCGGAGAGGCCCTTGAGCATGCCGATCAAGCCGAGCACTGTTCCGATGATACCCAGCGTGGGCGAGTAGCCGCCCAAGCACGTGAAGACCGCTTCGGCCTTGCCGCCGGCTTCTTGCGTGTTGCTCACCTCGGTCTCGAGCACGCGGCGAATGATCTCCGTATCGCGGCCGTCGATGACCAGTTGAATGCCTTTGCGCATGAACTCATCGTCGAGCGCCGCCGCCTCGTTTTCCAGCGCCAGCAGCCCCTCGCGCCGAGCTTTCTCTGCAAAGGAAACAAGCGTCGAGATGACGTCGCGCTCGTGATAGTTGGGCTCGATGAACGCCGTGCGGAAACCGCCAAAGAACCCGCGCACGAAAACCCGCATGGGAAAAGAGGTTAACGTGGCGCCGAGGGTTCCGCCGATGATCAAAAACAAAGCTTCCCATCGTCCAAAGATGATGTGAGGATCTGTTCCGCCGACGTATCCGGCAACAAAGATGGCGCCGAACCCGAGTATCAAGCCGGCTATGGTCGCGATGTCCAACGATCGATCTCCGCTGGTGGTTGTCTACAAGTGGTATCGGCCACGACGGCCCGAACATCAAGTTTCGCTCGGCCGGGCCCCTACTCGGCGGGGCCGTAAATCTTTCGTTTGAAATCGATAATCTTCTGCTGGACCTGCGCCATGCGGTCGCGGACGATCAGTTTATTGCCGGAAGTCAGCGTCACGACGGTATCGGGGGTCTCCTCGAGCGACTCGATGAGGTCGCTGTTTACCATGACGGCTTGCCCGTTAAGGCGGATCAGTTGTATCACGCGGTTCGCTTCTGCGCGTGGGGACCAAAGGCCCACGCCCGGATAGAAAACGGGGGCCGTCGATCCGTCGACAGCCCCCGCTCCGCTTCCCCGCATGGTGGTGGGGACGGTGGGTGGAGCGCTAGTTCTCGCTCGCCTGGAGATGGATCACGGTCTGCAGATTTTGGTCGGCAGTCGTGATGCCACGCGTATTCGCTTCGAATGCGCGCTGCGCGAGAATCAGGTTGGTGAATTCGGTCGAGAGGGAGACGT harbors:
- a CDS encoding motility protein A, producing the protein MDIATIAGLILGFGAIFVAGYVGGTDPHIIFGRWEALFLIIGGTLGATLTSFPMRVFVRGFFGGFRTAFIEPNYHERDVISTLVSFAEKARREGLLALENEAAALDDEFMRKGIQLVIDGRDTEIIRRVLETEVSNTQEAGGKAEAVFTCLGGYSPTLGIIGTVLGLIGMLKGLSEMGNSSNVAGTIGVATAQAFVATFFGIMFANLLWLPLATKIKERNGELLLVREIMIEGILAIQAGDNPRLLEEKLLAFLDPKEREPDVEEGGAVAGEAGYSASSA
- a CDS encoding flagellar FlbD family protein; protein product: MIQLIRLNGQAVMVNSDLIESLEETPDTVVTLTSGNKLIVRDRMAQVQQKIIDFKRKIYGPAE